One Meles meles chromosome 11, mMelMel3.1 paternal haplotype, whole genome shotgun sequence DNA segment encodes these proteins:
- the RGS3 gene encoding regulator of G-protein signaling 3 isoform X8 gives MSEPEADEKREMPLEEGKGLGAEDPPPSKDPSPGQEPPSGQDLPPNKDPSAGQEPSPGQELPSSKDSPSCKEPPPGQEPQPSKDSPPCQEPPAALALPPCQDLPAGPESPPSQDLPVIQDAPAQELASCQDLPPGQVPQPAEETESSGEPLAATRDPPAASRPTFVIPEVRLDSAYSQKAGAKGGSLADEEDGEEAEEADEGEEEEEEDTSDDNYGERHEAKRSSMIEAGQAEGSLSLRVQNSLRRRTHSEGSLLQDTRGPCFASDTTLHCSDGEGTASSWAIPSPRTLKKELGRNGGSMHHLSLFFTGHRKMSGADAVGDDDEASRKRKSKNLAKDMKNKLGIFRRRNESPGAQPAGKADKMVKSFKPTSEEALKWGESLEKLLLHKYGLAVFQAFLRTEFSEENLEFWLACEDFKKVKSQSKMTAKAKKIFAEYIAIQACKEVNLDSYTREHTKVNLQSVTRGCFDLAQKRIFGLMEKDSYPRFLRSDLYLDLINQKKMSPPL, from the exons AtgtctgagccagaggcagatgagAAGCGAGAGATGCccttggaggaagggaaggggctgggTGCCGAGGACCCACCCCCGAGCAAGGACCCCTCTCCCGGCCAGGAGCCTCCTTCAGGACAAGACTTGCCACCCAACAAGGACCCCTCTGCTGGCCAGGAACCTTCTCCTGGCCAAGAGTTACCATCCAGCAAAGACTCACCTTCCTGCAAGGAACCTCCTCCAGGCCAGGAGCCCCAGCCAAGCAAGGACTCCCCACCATGCCAGGAACCCCCTGCAGCCctggccctccctccctgccaggaCCTTCCTGCTGGGCCAGAGTCCCCTCCCAGCCAAGACCTCCCTGTCATCCAGGACGCCCCTGCTCAGGAGCTTGCTTCCTGTCAAGACCTGCCCCCTGGCCAGGTCCCCCAGCCAGCTGAGGAGACAGAAAGCTCTGGGGAGCCCCTAGCAGCCACCAGGGACCCGCCTGCGGCCTCCAGGCCAACCTTTGTGATCCCAGAGGTCCGGCTGGACAGTGCCTACAGCCAGAAGGCAGGGGCAAAGGGGGGCAGCCTGGCCGATGAGGAGGACggggaggaggctgaggaggcggacgagggtgaggaagaggaggaggaggacacgAGCGATGACAACTACGGGGAGCGCCATGAGGCCAAGCGCAGCAGCATGATCGAGGCGGGCCAGGCTGAGGGCAGCCTCTCCCTGCGGGTGCAGAACTCCCTGAGGCGGCGGACGCACAGCGAGGGCAGCCTGCTGCAGGACACCCGCGGGCCCTGCTTCGCCTCCGACACCACCCTGCACTGCTCGGACGGGGAGGGCACCGCGTCCTCCTGGGCCATACCTTCGCCCCGCACGCTCAAGAAGGAACTGGGCCGCAACGGGGGCTCCATGCACcacctttccctcttcttcacaGGACACAGGAAG ATGAGTGGGGCTGACGCGGTTGGAGATGACGATGAAGCCTCTCggaagagaaagagcaaaaaccT AGCCAAGGACATGAAGAACAAGCTGGGCATCTTCAGGCGAAGGAACGAGTCCCCTGGGGCCCAACCAGCGGGCAAGGCAGACAAAATGGTGAAGTCATTCAA GCCCACCTCAGAGGAAGCCCTCAAGTGGGGTGAGTCCTTGGAGAAGCTGCTGCTTCACAAAT ATGGCTTAGCAGTGTTCCAGGCCTTCCTTCGCACCGAGTTTAGTGAGGAGAACCTCGAATTCTGGCTGGCTTGTGAGGACTTCAAGAAGGTCAAGTCACAGTCCAAGATGACAGCCAAGGCCAAGAAGATCTTTGCTGAGTACATCGCCATCCAGGCCTGCAAGGAG GTCAACCTGGATTCCTACACGCGGGAGCACACCAAGGTCAACCTGCAGAGTGTCACCCGCGGCTGCTTCGATCTGGCGCAGAAGCGCATCTTCGGGCTCATGGAAAAGGACTCCTATCCGCGCTTCCTCCGCTCTGACCTCTACCTGGACCTCATTAATCAGAAGAAGATGAGTCCCCCACTCTAG
- the RGS3 gene encoding regulator of G-protein signaling 3 isoform X7, with translation MEERNPEQQRGGRLDRMSEPEADEKREMPLEEGKGLGAEDPPPSKDPSPGQEPPSGQDLPPNKDPSAGQEPSPGQELPSSKDSPSCKEPPPGQEPQPSKDSPPCQEPPAALALPPCQDLPAGPESPPSQDLPVIQDAPAQELASCQDLPPGQVPQPAEETESSGEPLAATRDPPAASRPTFVIPEVRLDSAYSQKAGAKGGSLADEEDGEEAEEADEGEEEEEEDTSDDNYGERHEAKRSSMIEAGQAEGSLSLRVQNSLRRRTHSEGSLLQDTRGPCFASDTTLHCSDGEGTASSWAIPSPRTLKKELGRNGGSMHHLSLFFTGHRKMSGADAVGDDDEASRKRKSKNLAKDMKNKLGIFRRRNESPGAQPAGKADKMVKSFKPTSEEALKWGESLEKLLLHKYGLAVFQAFLRTEFSEENLEFWLACEDFKKVKSQSKMTAKAKKIFAEYIAIQACKEVNLDSYTREHTKVNLQSVTRGCFDLAQKRIFGLMEKDSYPRFLRSDLYLDLINQKKMSPPL, from the exons AtgtctgagccagaggcagatgagAAGCGAGAGATGCccttggaggaagggaaggggctgggTGCCGAGGACCCACCCCCGAGCAAGGACCCCTCTCCCGGCCAGGAGCCTCCTTCAGGACAAGACTTGCCACCCAACAAGGACCCCTCTGCTGGCCAGGAACCTTCTCCTGGCCAAGAGTTACCATCCAGCAAAGACTCACCTTCCTGCAAGGAACCTCCTCCAGGCCAGGAGCCCCAGCCAAGCAAGGACTCCCCACCATGCCAGGAACCCCCTGCAGCCctggccctccctccctgccaggaCCTTCCTGCTGGGCCAGAGTCCCCTCCCAGCCAAGACCTCCCTGTCATCCAGGACGCCCCTGCTCAGGAGCTTGCTTCCTGTCAAGACCTGCCCCCTGGCCAGGTCCCCCAGCCAGCTGAGGAGACAGAAAGCTCTGGGGAGCCCCTAGCAGCCACCAGGGACCCGCCTGCGGCCTCCAGGCCAACCTTTGTGATCCCAGAGGTCCGGCTGGACAGTGCCTACAGCCAGAAGGCAGGGGCAAAGGGGGGCAGCCTGGCCGATGAGGAGGACggggaggaggctgaggaggcggacgagggtgaggaagaggaggaggaggacacgAGCGATGACAACTACGGGGAGCGCCATGAGGCCAAGCGCAGCAGCATGATCGAGGCGGGCCAGGCTGAGGGCAGCCTCTCCCTGCGGGTGCAGAACTCCCTGAGGCGGCGGACGCACAGCGAGGGCAGCCTGCTGCAGGACACCCGCGGGCCCTGCTTCGCCTCCGACACCACCCTGCACTGCTCGGACGGGGAGGGCACCGCGTCCTCCTGGGCCATACCTTCGCCCCGCACGCTCAAGAAGGAACTGGGCCGCAACGGGGGCTCCATGCACcacctttccctcttcttcacaGGACACAGGAAG ATGAGTGGGGCTGACGCGGTTGGAGATGACGATGAAGCCTCTCggaagagaaagagcaaaaaccT AGCCAAGGACATGAAGAACAAGCTGGGCATCTTCAGGCGAAGGAACGAGTCCCCTGGGGCCCAACCAGCGGGCAAGGCAGACAAAATGGTGAAGTCATTCAA GCCCACCTCAGAGGAAGCCCTCAAGTGGGGTGAGTCCTTGGAGAAGCTGCTGCTTCACAAAT ATGGCTTAGCAGTGTTCCAGGCCTTCCTTCGCACCGAGTTTAGTGAGGAGAACCTCGAATTCTGGCTGGCTTGTGAGGACTTCAAGAAGGTCAAGTCACAGTCCAAGATGACAGCCAAGGCCAAGAAGATCTTTGCTGAGTACATCGCCATCCAGGCCTGCAAGGAG GTCAACCTGGATTCCTACACGCGGGAGCACACCAAGGTCAACCTGCAGAGTGTCACCCGCGGCTGCTTCGATCTGGCGCAGAAGCGCATCTTCGGGCTCATGGAAAAGGACTCCTATCCGCGCTTCCTCCGCTCTGACCTCTACCTGGACCTCATTAATCAGAAGAAGATGAGTCCCCCACTCTAG
- the RGS3 gene encoding regulator of G-protein signaling 3 isoform X10 — translation MLRGMYLTRNGNLQRRHTMKEAKDMKNKLGIFRRRNESPGAQPAGKADKMVKSFKPTSEEALKWGESLEKLLLHKYGLAVFQAFLRTEFSEENLEFWLACEDFKKVKSQSKMTAKAKKIFAEYIAIQACKEVNLDSYTREHTKVNLQSVTRGCFDLAQKRIFGLMEKDSYPRFLRSDLYLDLINQKKMSPPL, via the exons ATGCTCCGAGGCATGTACCTCACGCGCAACGGGAACCTACAGAGGCGGCACACGATGAAGGA AGCCAAGGACATGAAGAACAAGCTGGGCATCTTCAGGCGAAGGAACGAGTCCCCTGGGGCCCAACCAGCGGGCAAGGCAGACAAAATGGTGAAGTCATTCAA GCCCACCTCAGAGGAAGCCCTCAAGTGGGGTGAGTCCTTGGAGAAGCTGCTGCTTCACAAAT ATGGCTTAGCAGTGTTCCAGGCCTTCCTTCGCACCGAGTTTAGTGAGGAGAACCTCGAATTCTGGCTGGCTTGTGAGGACTTCAAGAAGGTCAAGTCACAGTCCAAGATGACAGCCAAGGCCAAGAAGATCTTTGCTGAGTACATCGCCATCCAGGCCTGCAAGGAG GTCAACCTGGATTCCTACACGCGGGAGCACACCAAGGTCAACCTGCAGAGTGTCACCCGCGGCTGCTTCGATCTGGCGCAGAAGCGCATCTTCGGGCTCATGGAAAAGGACTCCTATCCGCGCTTCCTCCGCTCTGACCTCTACCTGGACCTCATTAATCAGAAGAAGATGAGTCCCCCACTCTAG
- the RGS3 gene encoding regulator of G-protein signaling 3 isoform X11, producing the protein MKNKLGIFRRRNESPGAQPAGKADKMVKSFKPTSEEALKWGESLEKLLLHKYGLAVFQAFLRTEFSEENLEFWLACEDFKKVKSQSKMTAKAKKIFAEYIAIQACKEVNLDSYTREHTKVNLQSVTRGCFDLAQKRIFGLMEKDSYPRFLRSDLYLDLINQKKMSPPL; encoded by the exons ATGAAGAACAAGCTGGGCATCTTCAGGCGAAGGAACGAGTCCCCTGGGGCCCAACCAGCGGGCAAGGCAGACAAAATGGTGAAGTCATTCAA GCCCACCTCAGAGGAAGCCCTCAAGTGGGGTGAGTCCTTGGAGAAGCTGCTGCTTCACAAAT ATGGCTTAGCAGTGTTCCAGGCCTTCCTTCGCACCGAGTTTAGTGAGGAGAACCTCGAATTCTGGCTGGCTTGTGAGGACTTCAAGAAGGTCAAGTCACAGTCCAAGATGACAGCCAAGGCCAAGAAGATCTTTGCTGAGTACATCGCCATCCAGGCCTGCAAGGAG GTCAACCTGGATTCCTACACGCGGGAGCACACCAAGGTCAACCTGCAGAGTGTCACCCGCGGCTGCTTCGATCTGGCGCAGAAGCGCATCTTCGGGCTCATGGAAAAGGACTCCTATCCGCGCTTCCTCCGCTCTGACCTCTACCTGGACCTCATTAATCAGAAGAAGATGAGTCCCCCACTCTAG